In Luteipulveratus mongoliensis, the DNA window CGCGGCACCGGCGTTCTAGGCTCGCGGTATGAGCCCGAAGCCGTCCCACCTCGCGCCGGTCACGCCCATCCGCCCGGTTCGTGAGGCCGAGCCTGCACCGCTGCTGCGGGACGTCTTCGGCCGCCTCCTGCGCCGCGCACGACAGGACCAGGGCCGCACGCTCGCCGATGTGTCGGGCGACGCCGGGGTGTCGCTGCCCTACCTGTCCGAGGTCGAGCGGGGGCTCAAGGAGCCGTCGTCCGAAGTTCTCGAGGCCCTCTGCGGCGCGCTCGGCGCCAGCGTGGCCGAGCTGCTCGGGGCAGCCCACCGAGAGCTCACCTCGACCGCACCTCGTGAAGTCACCACCCGGCGTACGACCTCTGTCACCAGCGGACAGGGTCAGGCTCTCCTGCTCGCCGCCTGAGGCGCCCTGGCGCGGACGGTAGCCACGTCGCGTACGTCGACCTGTCGCCCACTCGTCGTTCCCGCGTCGCCCAAGCAGTCCACAGGTCCCGTCATGGTGGCCTCATGCCAGCGATCTCTCGTCGCAACCTGCTCATCGCCGGCGCAGCCGGCCTGACCGCCCCCGTCGTGCTGTCCGCACGTGCTGAGGCGAGTACGACGGCACGTCGCCCCTCAGGGCCGCGCCCCCTAGCGCGCGCCCACGCCCACAACGACTACGAGCACGACCGTCCGCTGCTGGACGCGCTGTCGCACGGCTTCACGTCGGTCGAGGCCGACGTGTGGCTCGTTGACGGCGAGCTCTACCTCGGCCACGACGGCCCCAACATGAGCATGACCTTGCGCCGGGACTACCTCGACCCGCTGCGCGCGATCGTGCGACGCAACGGCCACGCGGTCTACCCGGGCTGGCATCGCGGCTTCCGGCTGCTGATCGACGTGAAGTCCGACGGACCGGCCGCCTACCCGGTGCTCCAGCAGCAGCTGGCCGCCTATCCCGAGCTGATCACGTCGTGGAAGCAGGGCCACCGACGGCAGCGTCCGGTCACCGCCGTCCTCTCCGGCACGCTCGCCAACATCGTGAAG includes these proteins:
- a CDS encoding helix-turn-helix domain-containing protein, translating into MSPKPSHLAPVTPIRPVREAEPAPLLRDVFGRLLRRARQDQGRTLADVSGDAGVSLPYLSEVERGLKEPSSEVLEALCGALGASVAELLGAAHRELTSTAPREVTTRRTTSVTSGQGQALLLAA